The following coding sequences lie in one Arachis hypogaea cultivar Tifrunner chromosome 4, arahy.Tifrunner.gnm2.J5K5, whole genome shotgun sequence genomic window:
- the LOC112744954 gene encoding uncharacterized protein — MAIELCSENCGVSSNSSMSPRISFSHDFSQSDVIPVEQHPFGSTTSDLESSNDFDFCVTESFELVESFPADEFFSGGRIIPTEIKGPKKNNNIIHQKGHHQLAPQHPPPLPPQSCVTVNHNHNHNHDHNHHCSSSTSSRNLKKEGSSKEGKYMNNNNNNDSKSFWNFKRSSSCGNGYRRSLCALPLLSRSNSTGSSSNTTKRNPLSKEAGTNKQNSHKHSSSSSQSIVAPTNIYHQKPPLNNKTHHHHHHGSYGNNSVRVVSPALNVHSANLFGLASIFSNNRDKSKKK; from the coding sequence ATGGCAATTGAACTTTGCTCAGAGAATTGTGGGGTTTCTTCAAACTCATCAATGAGTCCAAGAATCTCATTCTCACATGACTTCTCACAATCTGATGTGATACCTGTTGAGCAGCACCCCTTTGGATCAACAACTTCTGATTTGGAATCAAGCAATGATTTTGATTTCTGTGTCACTGAAAGTTTTGAGCTTGTTGAGTCTTTTCCAGCGGATGAGTTTTTCTCAGGTGGAAGGATCATTCCCACTGAAATCAAGGGAccaaagaagaacaacaacatcaTTCATCAAAAGGGTCATCACCAATTAGCACCACAACACCCTCCTCCATTGCCTCCACAATCATGTGTTACtgttaatcataatcataatcataatcatgatcATAATCACCATTGTTCTAGCTCTACTAGTAGTAGGAACTTGAAGAAAGAAGGTTCATCAAAAGAAGGAAAATAcatgaacaataataataacaatgattCAAAGTCCTTTTGGAACTTCAAGAGAAGTAGCAGTTGTGGGAATGGATACAGAAGAAGTTTGTGTGCTTTGCCACTTCTATCAAGAAGCAATTCAACTGGATCATCATCCAACACCACCAAGAGGAATCCATTGTCAAAGGAAGCAGGTACTAATAAGCAAAATTCACAcaaacattcttcttcttcttctcaatctatTGTTGCTCCAACAAACATTTATCATCAAAAGCCTCCACTGAATAATAagactcatcatcatcatcatcatggatCTTATGGTAACAACAGTGTTAGAGTTGTTAGTCCTGCTCTTAATGTTCATTCTGCTAACCTATTTGGTTTGGCCTCAATCTTCTCCAACAATAGAGATAAGAGCAAGAAGAAGTGA